From Danaus plexippus chromosome 11, MEX_DaPlex, whole genome shotgun sequence, the proteins below share one genomic window:
- the LOC116765651 gene encoding poly [ADP-ribose] polymerase — protein sequence MTDLPYQVEYAKTGRASCKACKAKIDQGDLRIAIMVQSAFHDGKQPNWHHEECFFKKKCPENISDIANFNKLKNEDQKRIKSKLGTGNPSGVVLPSEKPKKGKGQKRDNNEKAGLSNYSIEYAKSSRATCKHCDIKICKDEVRVSKMGYDPKYGDHPMWHHVKCFAERQSEFLFFAGGEEIPGFKTLKKEDQNMVKDIIKPCKESEIPIKKLKMEPKDEADIKKEKDLQKKIEKQNKTFHKYRSALSDFSKSNLHKILTENSQEILKGQNECLDHVADMMAFGVLDPCPECKGQLVLDTFYYKCSGNISEWSKCRYTTKTPKRHSMKIHKEHKDLAPFKSFKSKVSERIFEVEPPPTTVVVKKEEPESSQKALPLPPLKNLQFFLYGGLKNKVETKNRILKMGGLVVSKLTETLAAVVSTKKDLEKMSGKMQDIQDMDIEVVEESFLDSIDPENGTIAKSLELIKENNIADWGSDPTKRVPQDVLDGKSIQKSGSMYAKSKSAITKLKIKGGTAVDPDSGLEETAHVYTSPNGDKYSVVLGKTDVVAGKNSYYKLQLLKADTGNKFWLFRSWGRIGTPIGGNKLEPCTTLHDAMEKFEDLYHERTQNLWKKRHNFVKVPEAYVPIELDYSDEPAQALQQDDKCSLPTSVQSLLQRIFDIDTMKKTLLEFELDTEKMPLGKLSKKQIKSGYNVLSELLQLLEKGAASENKIIDATNRFYTLVPHNFGTENPPLLNNVESIKVKTEMLDNLLEIEIAYSLLKSESDDDVSPMEAHYRKLKADIAPIDKKSEEFEMIVEYVKNTHAATHSGYTLNVQEVFKVVREGEEKRYKPFRKLHNRRLLWHGSRTTNFAGILSQGLRIAPPEAPVTGYMFGKGIYFADMVSKSANYCCTSKTNNIGLMLLSEVALGDMKECVKSEYVTKLTDKHSVWGVGRTQPDPDRAKTLPGGLVVPLGPPVNRDITTSLLYNEFIVYDVAQVNVKYLIQMEFDYKY from the exons ATGACTGATTTACCTTATCAAGTTGAATATGCGAAAACAGGAAGAGCTTCATGTAAGGCCTGTAAGGCGAAAATTGATCAGGGGGATTTACGAATTGCGATTATGGTTCAG TCAGCCTTTCATGATGGAAAGCAACCAAACTGGCATCATGAagaatgtttctttaaaaaaaagtgccctgaaaatatttctgatattgccaattttaataagttaaaaaatgaaGATCAGAAAAGAATCAAAAGCAAACTAG GTACTGGCAATCCGTCTGGTGTAGTGTTGCCATCcgaaaaaccaaaaaaaggAAAAGGTCAAAAAAgggataataatgaaaaagctGGTCTTTCAAATTACTCAATAGAATATGCAAAATCAAGCAGGGCAACTTGTAAACACTGTGATATTAAGATTTGTAAG gatgAAGTAAGGGTTTCCAAAATGGGATATGATCCAAAGTATGGAGATCATCCAATGTGGCATCATGTTAAATGTTTTGCAGAGAGGCAAagtgagtttttattttttgctggAGGAGAAGAAATCCCaggttttaaaacattgaaaaaagaAGATCAAAATATggttaaagatataataaa ACCTTGTAAGGAAAGCGAAATAccaattaagaaattaaaaatggaaCCGAAAGATGAAGCCGATATAAAGAAGGAAAAAGACTTGCAGaagaaaattgaaaaacaaaataaaacattccatAAATATCGCAGTGCATTAAGTGatttttcaaaaagtaatttacataaaatactgACTGAAAACTCACAAGAAATACTTAAAGGGCAAAATGAg TGTCTAGATCACGTAGCTGATATGATGGCTTTTGGGGTTTTGGACCCTTGTCCCGAATGCAAGGGTCAACTTGTGCTAGACACCTTCTACTATAAATGCTcag GCAATATAAGTGAATGGTCCAAATGTAGATATACTACAAAAACACCTAAACGACATTCGATGAAAATTCACAAGGAACACAAGGATTTGGCGCcttttaaaagctttaaatCTAAAGTATCGGAGAGAATATTCGAAGTTGAACCGCCACCAACTACTGTTGTCGTGAAGAAGGAAGAACCTGAAAG TTCACAAAAAGCTCTTCCGTTGCCTCCATTGAAAAATTTGCAATTTTTCCTGTATGGGGGCCTGAAAAATAAGGTGGAAACTAAAAATCGTATTTTGAAGATGGGTGGCTTAGTTGTCAGCAAACTGACCGAGACTCTGGCGGCAGTCGTGTCCACAAAGAAGGACTTAGAGAAGATGTCCGGCAAGATGCAGGACATACAAGACATGGATATTGAG gTGGTAGAAGAGTCATTTCTTGATTCAATTGACCCTGAGAATGGAACAATTGCTAAGTCGTTAGAActgataaaagaaaacaatatagCGGACTGGGGTTCCGAT CCCACAAAACGCGTCCCCCAGGACGTGCTGGATGGAAAATCCATACAGAAATCCGGGAGCATGTACGCGAAATCAAAGTCCGCCATCACAAAACTTAAGATTAAAG GTGGAACAGCCGTGGACCCCGACTCAGGTCTAGAGGAGACGGCTCACGTGTACACGTCTCCGAATGGGGACAAGTACTCAGTGGTGCTGGGGAAGACGGACGTGGTGGCTGGGAAGAACTCGTACTATAAGCTGCAATTGCTTAAGGCTGATACTGGAAATAA ATTTTGGCTGTTTCGGTCTTGGGGTAGAATCGGTACACCGATTGGTGGAAACAAGCTGGAGCCGTGCACCACCTTACACGATGCTATGGAAAAATTTGAAGATCTTTATCACGAAAGGACTCAAAACCTTTGGAAGAAGCGACACAACTTCGTCAAG gTACCGGAAGCGTATGTGCCTATAGAATTAGACTATAGTGATGAACCAGCGCAAGCTCTCCAACAAGATGACAAGTGCTCGCTACCGACCAGTGTACAGAGCCTGCTGCAGAGGATCTTCGACATCGACACCATGAAGAAAACACTACTAGAGTTTGag CTTGATACAGAGAAAATGCCGTTGGGAAAGCTGTCCAAGAAACAGATTAAGTCCGGATATAACGTACTATCGGAACTACTACAATTACTTGAAAAGGGAGCGGCGAgtgagaataaaattatagacgCTACCAACAG GTTTTACACTCTCGTTCCACATAATTTCGGGACCGAGAATCCGCCGTTACTGAATAATGTTGAGTCAATCAAAGTCAAGACCGAGATGCTGGACAACTTACTTGAAATAGAAATAGCTTACAGTCTTCTTAAATCTG aGTCGGATGACGACGTTAGTCCGATGGAGGCACATTATCGCAAATTGAAAGCCGACATCGCTCCCATAGACAAGAAATCAGAGGAATTTGAAATGATTGTGGAATATGTGAAGAACACTCACGCGGCCACACACTCTGGCTACACGCTGAACGTTCAGGAG gtGTTCAAAGTAGTCCGCGAAGGTGAAGAGAAGCGGTACAAGCCTTTCAGAAAACTTCACAACAGAAGGCTTCTGTGGCACGGATCCAGAACAACTAATTTTGCTGGAATATTATCTCAAG gtcTTCGAATCGCACCTCCCGAGGCGCCGGTGACTGGTTACATGTTCGGGAAGGGTATCTACTTCGCCGATATGGTATCCAAATCCGCGAATTATTGTTGTACCTCGAAAACAAATAACATCGGTCTTATGCTGCTGAGTGAGGTCGCCCTCGGAGACAT GAAGGAGTGTGTGAAATCCGAGTACGTAACGAAGCTGACGGACAAGCATTCAGTGTGGGGCGTGGGTCGCACGCAGCCCGACCCCGACCGCGCGAAGACCTTACCCGGAGGACTCGTAGTACCGCTGGGACCGCCTGTCAACAGAGACATAACCACCTCGCTGTTATACAACGA ATTCATCGTGTACGACGTTGCTCAAGTGAacgtcaaatatttaatacaaatggaATTCGACTACAAGTATTGA
- the LOC116765523 gene encoding E3 ubiquitin-protein ligase siah-1-like, protein MSNRKESIKKSLGLTEYPWSSDDEETLPPCQIATIRPPEVIEPRSTTTLGTSGAGVIPSFIPVRRNQARLEREVFWSLLNNRRTMIPTESSRPSTSSTSTCENPRPTESIDLNSPVSNLQRIFAIKRLTRTLNPNRCPRGNYLNASTISPFSPGVLSPRVTGRLRRRIRPPADRNSVPAVMDEENPPIQDEGDESPEIPLMQTIQDNNDNSGEQENSPSNTTAVGIPEVEEIVDIDAEAEANSQEGTGDDNQEQASDDEEQNDAIDSPPIAVPDEQQASRVVKRKRDNDEIEPTTVKEFNQNLLRLLECPVCLEWMEPPMCQCRRGHLVCGRCRARLAACPVCRTTFSSVRNRAMEAVTELLRYPCRYGCGRETRLRRRGVHEASCAARRYRCPAPPCADRPPLALTDLPQHFQTKHLSMLKVGRKHKFSMKVNTEQHDHWLVMAVRELFHLRVDVDIRTWGVDVYVAYIGPKCNAAKYTYEVTVLGQHNDRKLVYTRATHSDLESSSLNVSRQDCFHLTLDQALNFLRFKNRHCEPDKFLDFVVEINKSEAAVENVRVESDS, encoded by the exons ATGAGTAACAGAAAAGAAAGCATTAAAAAATCACTAGGACTTACTGAATATCCCTGGAGTTCTG ATGATGAAGAGACTCTACCTCCTTGTCAGATTGCAACAATTAGACCACCTGAAGTTATTGAGCCTAGAAGTACAACAACACTTGGGACCAGTGGGGCTG GTGTAATCCCTTCTTTTATCCCTGTAAGAAGAAACCAGGCAAGGTTGGAGCGGGAAGTCTTTTGGTCTTTGCTAAACAATCGTAGGACTATGATACCAACAGAATCCTCAAg ACCCAGCACAAGCAGCACAAGTACTTGTGAGAATCCACGACCGACTGAGTCCATTGACCTCAATAGTCCAGTTTCCAACTTGCAACGAATCTTTGCCATCAAAAGACTAACGCGTACTCTTAATCCAAATCGTTGCCCCAGAGGCAACTACCTGAACGCATCCACGATATCTC cTTTTTCACCAGGTGTATTGTCTCCGAGGGTGACAGGTCGCTTGAGAAGGAGGATCCGACCGCCCGCAGACAGGAACAGTG TACCAGCCGTTATGGATGAAGAAAATCCTCCAATACAGGACGAGG GAGACGAGTCACCTGAGATTCCTTTGATGCAAACCATTCAAGATAACAATGACAATTCGGGTGAACAAGAAAATAGTCCTT CGAACACAACAGCTGTTGGTATTCCTGAGGTCGAGGAGATAGTGGATATAGACGCGGAGGCAGAAGCTAACTCGCAGGAGGGGACTGGTGATGACAACCAAGAACAGGCCAGTGATGACGAAGAACAAAATGATGcgata gatTCGCCTCCTATCGCCGTGCCGGACGAACAACAAGCGTCAAGAGTTGTAAAGAGGAAGAGAGACA ATGACGAAATAGAGCCGACTACTGTCAAGGAATTTAACCag AACCTCCTCCGCCTGCTGGAGTGTCCAGTGTGCCTGGAGTGGATGGAGCCGCCCATGTGTCAATGCCGGCGCGGGCACCTGGTGTGCGGGCGGTGCCGGGCACGTCTCGCCGCCTGCCCCGTCTGCAGGACCACCTTCTCATCAGTCCGCAACCGGGCCATGGAAGCT GTGACGGAACTGCTCCGCTACCCGTGTCGCTACGGCTGCGGTCGTGAGACTCGCCTCCGTCGCCGCGGGGTGCACGAGGCGAGCTGTGCCGCGCGCCGCTACCGCTGCCCCGCGCCGCCCTGCGCCGACCGCCCGCCGCTGGCGCTCACTGACCTACCGCAACACTTCCAA ACCAAACACCTGTCGATGCTGAAGGTGGGTCGCAAGCACAAGTTCTCTATGAAGGTGAACACGGAACAGCATGACCACTGGCTGGTGATGGCGGTGAGGGAACTGTTCCACCTGAGGGTTGACGTGGACATACGCACCTGGGGAGTGGACGTTTATGTTGCCTATATTGGGCCCAAGTGCAATGCTGCCAAATATACGTATGAG GTTACCGTGCTAGGTCAACACAACGATAGAAAGTTAGTGTACACACGGGCGACTCACAGCGACCTGGAGAGCTCGTCGCTGAACGTGAGTCGTCAGGACTGCTTCCATTTGACTCTGGATCAGGCTTTGAACTTCCTCCGTTTCAAGAACCGTCACTGCGAACCGGACAAGTTCTTAGACTTCGTGGTCGAAATCAACAAAAGCGAGGCCGCCGTGGAAAATGTTCGGGTGGAATCGGATTCCTGA